In Sorghum bicolor cultivar BTx623 chromosome 8, Sorghum_bicolor_NCBIv3, whole genome shotgun sequence, one genomic interval encodes:
- the LOC8069715 gene encoding B3 domain-containing protein LOC_Os12g40080 yields the protein MNKSGTVFKACIAHHYWHYMDAPKRFFKIMIGDFKNGVTIPKKFVANIREQMSEQVTLKVPDGKTYTIEVAEEQQNELVLRSGWPEFASAYELEQFDLLVFKNSGNSHLKVRIFDRSGCEKEISCVLLDSIPCMQERKGSHGKQMQSPTGKRLAVGSPSGSRKTPKMNPIDSPSQKKRHVSPTKRHGVAKPANMLPGHKSLTDEQRSKVEEKVGAMQSETPKMNPTDSLSQKKTEHFPSSEGIHQEPINSGVSHKLIMSWTVCSMTSEQKAKVLALEQKIQPKIPFYITAMYKKSLASGILPISKKYATKHLANENGTIQLCQLDGSKVWTINLDITANDRCAVSTGWMGFIRHNKLQEGDICIFQPSKNEKGLKLIFHSLAQRRCLQPPGYVPSAKSLRHGAAKPPYILPRFTSLTDEQKSKVEEKLRGIQSEIPAYVAVMKNSNVNSRMCILGISSAYAREYLPGGGENQLTMRMRLRRKDHTWEPDFQVRNGRQQIYGEGWRKFVTDNKLKPDHICLFNLKNTKTLTMDVHIIRKRSV from the exons ATGAACAAATCTGGGACAGTCTTCAAAGCGTGCATTGCTCATCATTATTGGCACTACATGGATGCCCCGAAGCGTTTTTTCAAGATTATGATTGGTGATTTCAAAAATGGAGTG ACCATACCGAAGAAGTTTGTGGCCAACATCAGAGAGCAAATGTCTGAACAAGTCACACTCAAGGTGCCAGATGGCAAGACATACACCATTGAGGTTGCTGAGGAACAACAGAACGAGCTGGTCCTTCGGTCTGGATGGCCAGAATTTGCGAGTGCTTACGAACTTGAACAATTTGATCTTTTAGTGTTCAAAAACAGTGGGAACTCACACTTGAAAGTCCGAATCTTTGATCGAAGTGGTTGCGAGAAAGAGATATCCTGCGTTCTGCTGGACAGCATCCCTTGTATGCAAGAAAGGAAAGGTTCTCATGGTAAGCAAATGCAGTCACCGACAGGCAAAAGGTTGGCAGTTGGCAGCCCaagcggcagcagaaagactccGAAGATGAACCCAATAGACTCTCCATCACAGAAGAAAA GACATGTGTCTCCAACTAAGAGGCATGGAGTTGCTAAGCCAGCAAACATGCTCCCAGGGCACAAATCTCTAACTGATGAACAGAGGAGTAAAGTAGAAGAGAAAGTTGGAGCTATGCAGTCGGAGACTCCCAAGATGAACCCAACAGACTCTCTTTCACAGAAGAAAA CTGAACATTTCCCATCTTCTGAAGGCATTCATCAGGAGCCCATCAATTCAGGTGTTTCCCACAAGCTCATCATGTCTTGGACCGTATGCAGTATGACAAGTGAGCAAAAAGCTAAAGTTCTCGCTCTTGAGCAGAAAATCCAACCCAAAATTCCTTTTTACATCACGGCAATGTACAAGAAAAGTTTGGCTTCTGGAATTCTG CCCATCTCCAAGAAATATGCCACGAAACATCTCGCAAACGAAAATGGGACCATCCAGCTCTGTCAACTTGATGGTAGCAAGGTATGGACCATCAATTTGGACATAACCGCCAATGACCGGTGTGCTGTTTCTACGGGCTGGATGGGCTTCATTCGCCACAACAAGTTGCAAGAAGGTGATATCTGCATTTTCCAACCATCAAAGAACGAGAAGGGACTGAAACTGATATTTCATTCACTTGCACAAAGGCGCTGCCTGCAGCCACCAG GATATGTCCCTTCAGCCAAGAGTCTTAGGCATGGAGCTGCTAAGCCTCCATACATACTCCCACGATTCACATCTCTAACTGATGAACAGAAGAGTAAAGTAGAAGAGAAACTTCGAGGTATCCAGTCGGAGATCCCCGCATATGTGGCTGTCATGAAGAACAGCAATGTTAACAGCCGTATGTGCATTCTG GGAATCAGTTCAGCATATGCAAGAGAGTATCTTCCAGGCGGCGGCGAGAACCAGCTGACTATGAGGATGAGGCTTCGGCGCAAGGACCATACATGGGAACCTGATTTCCAGGTCAGGAACGGGAGGCAGCAGATCTATGGTGAAGGCTGGAGGAAGTTTGTGACTGACAACAAGCTGAAACCAGACCACATCTGCCTCTTCAACCTGAAGAACACCAAGACGCTGACGATGGACGTCCACATTATCCGGAAGAGATCGGTGTAG
- the LOC8076617 gene encoding uncharacterized protein LOC8076617: MHLSLWKPLSHCAAVLLAKNHRRRGGGGGGHGGGSNGHRDDPASFLRQLRDALDAASEDGSLCPPPDTAGADADAAVSRSRSLARLRAQRDFLRATALAAAAGPFRSLSDLPLLPHAIATFLAMYPDYASTADVDRLRVDHYSHLDAPGAGRVCLDYCGFGLFDSSWDSSSSSFTLHELNANLSNHALYGGAEPGTVENDIKERILEYLNVPASEYALVFTVSRGSAFRLLAECYPFETNRRLLTMFDHESQSVNWMAQSARAKGAKTRTAWFRWPTLKLCSTELRKEIVGKKKGRRRDAAVGLFVFPAQSRVTGAKYSYQWMALAQQNGWHVMLDAGALGPKDMDSLGLSLFRPDFIITSFYRVFGADPTGFGCLLIKKSVIGTLQGRNGCNASGMVRIVPVFPQYLSDSVDGFDAFDGLEDDAGINKDEKPSSNAQNGSQLPAFSGVYTSAQVRETFESDPGRDSSSDRDGASTIFEETESVSMGEVMRSPAFSEDCSSENSFWVDVGQSPLGSEKSGQFKKGKLGSPLPSSWFNGRKCNKRMSPNLTSRISRSPLYDGHVISFDAAVLSVSQDADCLKEDPEEDNFENGRRTHFRQVSEIQEEPEVEEVACQRAMNGNAEHKESAIRRETEGEFRLLGGRDGNSRFTGGRLFGVEEIDGGLSMGRRVSFSAEANIIADRLTRASDAAEASGYTFRDDDGCASDGYDDAQDWGRREPEIICRHIDHVDMMGLNRTTLRLRYLINWLVTSLLQLKLPDSKGGDGVPLVHIYGPKIKYERGAAVAFNVKQSDGTFINAEVVQKIAEKNGISVGIGFLSHIKVDMNQKQLNGTLDIPEASFYKNGRRDNKKVTIRVEVVTASLGFLTNFEDVYNMWAFVAKFLDPSFLESERLTIAADHSEGQN; this comes from the coding sequence CGCTATGGAAGCCGCTATCCCACTGCGCCGCCGTCCTCCTCGCCAAGAACCACCGGCGCCGTGGCGGCGGGGGCGGTGGGCACGGTGGTGGCAGCAACGGCCACCGTGACGACCCGGCCTCCTTCCTGCGGCAGCTACGGGACGCGCTCGACGCCGCGTCGGAGGATGGCTCCCTCTGCCCGCCGCCAGACACCGCCGGCGCCGATGCGGACGCCGCCGTGTCCCGCTCCCGCTCCCTGGCGCGCCTGCGCGCGCAGCGGGATTTCCTTCGCGCCACGgccctggccgccgccgccggtccgTTCCGGTCTCTCTCCGACCTCCCGCTGCTCCCGCACGCCATCGCCACCTTCCTCGCCATGTACCCGGACTACGCCTCAACCGCCGATGTCGACCGCCTCCGCGTCGACCATTATTCCCACCTCGACGCCCCCGGTGCCGGCAGGGTCTGTCTAGACTACTGCGGCTTCGGCCTCTTCGACTCCAGTTGGgattcctcctcctcgtccttcaCATTGCACGAGCTCAATGCCAATTTGAGCAACCATGCGCTCTATGGCGGCGCTGAGCCCGGCACCGTGGAGAATGACATCAAAGAGCGCATCTTGGAGTACCTGAATGTGCCAGCCAGCGAGTATGCGCTGGTGTTCACAGTGAGCCGTGGGTCAGCCTTCCGGCTGCTCGCTGAGTGCTACCCCTTCGAGACCAACCGGAGGCTGCTGACCATGTTCGACCATGAGAGCCAGTCAGTCAATTGGATGGCACAGAGCGCACGGGCAAAGGGTGCCAAGACGCGCACTGCATGGTTCCGCTGGCCAACACTGAAGCTCTGCTCAACGGAGTTGCGGAAGGAGATTGTCGGCAAGAAGAAGGGGCGGCGACGGGATGCTGCAGTTGGGTTGTTTGTCTTCCCGGCGCAGTCTCGCGTGACCGGTGCCAAGTACTCCTACCAGTGGATGGCGCTGGCGCAACAGAATGGGTGGCATGTGATGCTTGATGCTGGTGCACTTGGCCCCAAGGACATGGATTCGCTGGGGCTCTCACTATTTCGGCCGGACTTCATTATAACTTCGTTCTATAGGGTGTTTGGTGCAGACCCAACTGGGTTTGGTTGCCTTCTGATCAAGAAGTCAGTAATTGGGACACTGCAGGGGAGAAATGGGTGTAATGCATCAGGAATGGTGAGGATTGTTCCAGTGTTTCCACAGTATCTCAGTGACTCAGTTGATGGATTTGATGCATTTGATGGGCTTGAAGATGATGCAGGCATTAACAAAGATGAAAAGCCATCTTCTAATGCTCAAAATGGGTCACAGCTGCCAGCATTTTCAGGTGTCTACACGTCTGCTCAGGTTAGAGAGACTTTTGAGAGTGATCCTGGTCGGGACAGCAGCTCGGACAGGGATGGGGCTAGCACCATCTTTGAAGAAACTGAGAGTGTCTCCATGGGTGAGGTCATGAGGAGTCCAGCATTCAGTGAGGACTGTTCATCAGAGAACTCTTTCTGGGTTGATGTCGGCCAGAGCCCATTGGGGTCAGAGAAGTCTGGTCAGTTCAAGAAAGGGAAACTGGGTTCACCATTACCATCTTCTTGGTTCAACGGAAGAAAGTGTAACAAGAGGATGTCCCCAAACTTAACTTCCAGGATATCTAGAAGCCCACTTTATGATGGTCATGTGATTTCCTTTGATGCAGCTGTGCTATCAGTCTCGCAAGATGCAGACTGCCTCAAGGAAGACCCTGAAGAAGACAATTTTGAGAATGGCCGGAGAACTCATTTCAGGCAGGTTAGTGAAATACAAGAGGAGCCAGAGGTCGAAGAGGTGGCATGCCAACGTGCTATGAATGGTAATGCAGAGCACAAAGAAAGCGCGATAAGAAGGGAGACTGAAGGGGAATTCCGTCTGCTGGGTGGTAGGGATGGCAACAGCAGATTTACCGGGGGGCGACTCTTCGGTGTTGAAGAGATTGATGGAGGTTTAAGCATGGGGCGCAGAGTTTCTTTCAGCGCAGAGGCTAATATCATTGCTGACAGGCTGACTCGGGCCTCAGATGCTGCTGAAGCTTCTGGGTATACATTCCGTGATGATGATGGTTGTGCAAGTGATGGATATGATGATGCTCAGGACTGGGGCAGGAGGGAGCCAGAGATAATTTGCAGGCACATTGATCATGTTGATATGATGGGACTCAACCGAACTACTCTTAGGTTGAGATACTTGATCAATTGGCTAGTAACTTCACTTTTGCAACTGAAGTTGCCAGACTCAAAAGGTGGTGATGGAGTCCCTCTTGTACACATCTATGGTCCCAAGATTAAGTATGAAAGGGGAGCAGCTGTTGCTTTTAATGTGAAGCAAAGTGATGGAACATTTATTAATGCTGAAGTTGTTCAAAAGATTGCTGAGAAAAATGGCATATCTGTTGGCATTGGTTTTCTCAGTCATATAAAAGTAGACATGAACCAGAAACAGTTAAATGGCACGCTCGATATACCTGAGGCTTCATTTTATAAGAATGGACGGAGAGACAATAAAAAGGTGACCATAAGAGTTGAAGTTGTGACTGCTTCACTTGGCTTCCTTACTAACTTTGAAGATGTTTACAATATGTGGGCTTTTGTTGCTAAGTTCCTTGATCCTTCATTTCTTGAAAGTGAACGCCTCACCATTGCTGCTGACCACTCAGAAGGACAAAATTAA